The sequence TGAAAGGGGGGGGGGTTCTCCAAGGAACAAAGAGACTGCTGCAACACAATAAGACTTTGCATCTTGATTAAATTGCATCAGGTGTGGCTAGCAAAACAAACACCTCATCACTGAATAGACCTCAAGCCTAAGATTTTATCACCTGCAGAACAAAAGTGAGTGAGGGGGATGGGACAGccaagaggcaaaaataaaaaacaaaacaaaaaaacccaaatcaaatcaaatcacaGGCCCACCACCAAAGCCTTAAGAGTTTAAAAAAGGGTTATCTTCACTGTTGAGGAAGGGGATCAGATGATGAGTGGGAGATGGGATTCCTGCCAGGGCAACCCCATTTGACTACTTCTGTAGTGGATACTTTATGGGGTGGCACCGGCCAACCCTCTGTGTGACCTGCGGATGAACACAACCATGCAGGTTTAATTAGATTAGAGACACAAAGGGCTATTCCCTCCTTTGATGACAACGTGGCTCTAAGTGCCTACAACAGCAGGCGAGAAACAAAGGCGGCAAAACAGAACCATAATTGAATCCTTCCCCAAGCTGGCCCGTGACAATGATTTACTTGGAGGGAGCAGGAGACTCCAGTAGAAGCCAGCTCCAGAAGATGAattacttggggggggggggggggggggggaggtagcAAAGTCTTTGTCTTGTAGCCCAAGTTCACGAAACTATTCATCACACTTCACAGGGGGGCTGCTCTGGTTGTGGCCTGCTGCTCCCAGACCTGGGCCTGGACTCTCCAGCCTTCAACCCCAGGAATCCCCCAAAAGTAAATCACCCCAGCCTCCCacatccccccccacacacacaccccggggtggaggtgggggtgcgCCTATCTGCAGCTTGGCTCTCTGCCAGCTGGGCGCCGCCACAAACCTGCTCAGGCTTCAGTACAGGGCCCCCTCCAAGCccggggggggaggaggaggcaacAGCAGGCACCAGTCCTCTGAACTTTCCTCCACCCCCGAGTGCTTCAGAAGGGTCGAGTCTGGACCCAGGTCCGGCAAGGATGAAGCGTCGGGCAAGTCTACCTTTCGGCCCAGCTCCTGAAGGGAGCCAGATCCAGCGGGCGGGCAGGAAGTGCCCCGGCTAAAGGGCGCCTACGTgctccctcctgctgctcctccatCCAAGAGAACGAGCTCAAGCCACAGCTGGCTGCGCATTTCGCCAACTCTCCTTTTCTCCAAATGGCCCAGGAGCCCAGATGGGGCCCGGAAGGTGCTGGAGGAGGGAgcgagaggaggggaggggggcggcagctgctgctgctgctgctgctgctgctgctgctgcggctgcAAAGGGCTCCCGCCCAGGGGCTCGGCACCCAGCTCGGCCGCTCAGTGCACCGCCGCCTCCCGGGCCTCGTCCTCCCCGCCGGGCGCAGGGGGGCGCCCGGGAGGCGGCGTAGTCCGCGCCGCGTCGCTGTCGCCCTCGTCCGGCTCCGCCGGGTGCAGGTGCATGGCCAGCTCCTGCAGCACGGCCGCGCGCCCGATCTGGTCGTTGCGCCGCTTCTCCATGATCAGGTCCTCCAGGCTCTGGAACTCGAGCGTGTGGCTGCGCTGCGCCGAGAGCTGGATCTGCAGCCGGTAGGGCTGCTTGCCGATGCGCAGCTCGCCGCCGATCTTGAACTCGCGCTTGCCGTAGCGGCACCAGGCGGCGAAGCTCTCCGAGTTGCGCCAGCTCAGCTCGCGCTCCTTGGCGCCCACGTGAGCCAGCGCGTTGCGCACCACGGCGCCGGGGCTCAGCGGCTTGTAGCGGTACAGGTCGTTCACCACGCGGCCGCGCCGGCCCTGGCTCGCGTCCGTCAGGAAGCTGTTGCTCACCTCCAGCCGGTGCAGGTGCACCACCTGGAAGTTGCCCACGTACACGGCCCAGTGCGGGTACTGCGCCTGCGACACGAACTCCACCAGGTCGCCAGGCTTGCACTTGTTGAGCAGGTTCTCGGGCGTGTAGGTGCTGAGCGCCGCCGAGCCGGGCGCGAAGCTCTTCTGGTAGATGCACTCGTCGCGG comes from Canis lupus familiaris isolate Mischka breed German Shepherd chromosome 13, alternate assembly UU_Cfam_GSD_1.0, whole genome shotgun sequence and encodes:
- the LRATD2 gene encoding protein LRATD2; this encodes MGNQVEKLTHLSYKEVPTADPTGVDRDDGPRIGVSYIFSNDDEDVEPQPPPQGPDGGGGGGGGDGLPDGGDGPPPPPPQPYDPRLHEVECSVFYRDECIYQKSFAPGSAALSTYTPENLLNKCKPGDLVEFVSQAQYPHWAVYVGNFQVVHLHRLEVSNSFLTDASQGRRGRVVNDLYRYKPLSPGAVVRNALAHVGAKERELSWRNSESFAAWCRYGKREFKIGGELRIGKQPYRLQIQLSAQRSHTLEFQSLEDLIMEKRRNDQIGRAAVLQELAMHLHPAEPDEGDSDAARTTPPPGRPPAPGGEDEAREAAVH